The Antarcticibacterium sp. 1MA-6-2 genome has a window encoding:
- a CDS encoding IS110 family transposase produces MGFTSFKTWRKFASYIGIAPFPNISGTSIRGKTKISRLANREGKALLHLCAASAIQCNPEMKAYYQRRLDKGKNKMSTLNIIRNKLLARAFAVAERGTPYVNTMGYKS; encoded by the coding sequence ATGGGTTTTACTTCTTTCAAAACATGGAGAAAATTTGCTTCCTATATTGGGATTGCTCCCTTTCCAAATATTTCCGGAACTAGCATCAGGGGAAAGACCAAAATAAGTCGGTTGGCCAACCGGGAAGGCAAAGCTTTACTGCATCTGTGCGCGGCATCGGCCATACAATGTAACCCGGAGATGAAGGCTTATTACCAAAGAAGATTGGATAAGGGCAAGAACAAAATGAGCACTTTGAACATTATAAGAAACAAATTGTTGGCCCGAGCATTCGCTGTAGCTGAGAGAGGAACACCTTACGTAAACACAATGGGATATAAAAGCTGA
- a CDS encoding FecR domain-containing protein, with the protein MTDKNYISELINKLMNNQLTEDEYNALIAIIDNAENQEKIQGVLGEYLEGKKDHGNFSFNRNDEDAEKLFSRIMQKVEKEEAVLNLKTKREKVWLGKTIINEFYKIAAVLILVVGIFYFFKDDIFYSREASIAAPTNAEAGDITLKLADGEVVVISQNDQKEILGEKGSLVAEQNGSRLSYTNKNKNSEFFYNELSIPYGKKFDLVLADGTQVTLNAGSWIKYPVQFSEDGNRKVFFKGEAYFDVAEDKVRSFVVNTECN; encoded by the coding sequence ATGACTGATAAAAATTATATAAGTGAGCTTATCAATAAGCTGATGAATAATCAGCTTACAGAGGACGAGTACAATGCTCTCATTGCAATTATAGATAATGCTGAAAATCAGGAAAAAATACAGGGAGTTCTGGGAGAATACCTTGAAGGCAAAAAAGATCATGGAAATTTTTCCTTCAATAGGAATGATGAGGATGCAGAAAAGCTTTTTAGCCGTATAATGCAAAAGGTAGAGAAAGAAGAAGCTGTTTTAAATCTTAAAACTAAAAGAGAGAAAGTATGGTTGGGAAAAACCATTATTAATGAATTTTATAAAATTGCTGCTGTTTTAATCTTAGTAGTGGGAATATTCTATTTTTTTAAAGATGATATATTCTATTCACGCGAAGCTTCGATAGCAGCTCCTACTAATGCCGAAGCAGGAGATATTACACTTAAACTAGCAGATGGGGAGGTTGTAGTTATTTCACAAAATGACCAAAAAGAAATTCTTGGAGAAAAAGGGAGTTTAGTTGCCGAGCAAAATGGAAGTCGCTTAAGCTACACTAATAAAAATAAAAATAGCGAGTTTTTTTATAATGAATTGTCAATTCCATATGGGAAAAAGTTCGATTTGGTTTTAGCAGATGGAACTCAGGTAACTCTTAATGCTGGAAGTTGGATTAAATACCCTGTACAGTTTTCCGAGGACGGAAATAGAAAAGTATTTTTTAAAGGAGAAGCTTATTTTGATGTGGCGGAAGATAAAGTTCGATCATTTGTAGTAAATACTGAGTGTAATTGA
- a CDS encoding RNA polymerase sigma factor gives MDESKAIDEKLIELLKAGDRSAFRTVFNLYEKRLYAFVFSITKSHYSTEELLQEIFIKLWQKKADLKTSLSFNAFIYTIARNLTYNHLRKIASQENLKQELWKNISFLNDVENKLIFSEYEAILEDILAGLPQKKRSIFILSRQEGRSNQEIADLLGISKKTVKNHLWDTLKQIKAQLQPHLGLLFPAFFFFLD, from the coding sequence ATGGACGAATCAAAAGCGATAGATGAAAAACTTATTGAATTATTAAAGGCAGGCGATCGTTCTGCCTTTAGAACAGTTTTTAATTTGTACGAAAAAAGGTTATATGCTTTTGTATTTTCGATTACCAAATCACATTATTCTACGGAAGAGCTATTGCAGGAGATTTTTATTAAACTTTGGCAAAAGAAAGCTGATTTAAAGACTTCTCTGTCATTTAATGCTTTTATTTATACCATAGCTCGTAACCTCACTTATAATCATTTGCGAAAAATAGCTAGTCAGGAAAATTTAAAGCAAGAATTATGGAAAAATATATCTTTCCTAAATGATGTTGAAAACAAATTGATATTTTCTGAATATGAAGCAATTCTTGAAGATATCCTAGCGGGGCTCCCTCAAAAGAAGCGCAGTATCTTTATTCTCTCCAGGCAGGAAGGAAGAAGCAACCAGGAAATAGCTGATTTACTTGGGATATCAAAAAAAACGGTGAAAAATCATCTTTGGGATACTTTAAAGCAGATAAAGGCTCAGCTGCAACCCCATCTCGGACTTCTATTTCCTGCATTTTTCTTCTTTTTAGATTAA
- a CDS encoding single-stranded DNA-binding protein, translating into MKTLRNSVQLIGNVGEDPKTHKFENGMLVSRFSLATNETFFKDGEKVQEAQWHQIVAWNKQAELTSKYICKGKEIAVNGKLTYKSYDNEAGEKRCITEILVNEILLLGNPILEK; encoded by the coding sequence ATGAAAACTCTTAGAAACTCAGTACAGTTAATCGGAAATGTGGGAGAAGACCCAAAAACGCACAAATTTGAAAATGGGATGTTAGTGAGCCGATTTTCTCTGGCTACTAATGAAACATTTTTTAAGGATGGCGAAAAAGTTCAAGAGGCACAATGGCATCAAATTGTTGCCTGGAATAAACAGGCAGAGCTTACCAGCAAATATATCTGTAAGGGAAAGGAAATTGCTGTAAACGGCAAGTTAACATACAAGTCTTATGATAACGAAGCTGGAGAAAAACGCTGTATCACCGAAATCCTGGTTAATGAAATTTTGTTACTGGGAAACCCAATATTGGAAAAATAA
- a CDS encoding IS110 family transposase, translating to MNTVQFCVGIDVSKDSLECSYGLYSEFGELQFSKVQKFTNDLKGFKKLLEWLKKKKDPAEIFFVMEATGVYYENLAYWLQERDFYLSVVLPNKVNYFAKSHNIKTKTDSVDAKLLCRMGLERKLDHWEIPSLQMRTLKILTRDYRSLKAKLTMTKNQLHAKDNSHKCPPTVGKRLKQQIQLLEKQISQVESEIKLVVRKDSILDERIRKMETIPGVGFMTIACILGETNAFALVRNSKQLVSYCGFDIQHRQSGLYAGKTTISKKGNSFIRSALYMPALSSLQHNPNLKIFYNRLSEKKSIKKIAVTAVARKLLVLIYTIWKNGSEYNPDYLFSD from the coding sequence ATGAATACAGTACAATTTTGTGTGGGAATTGATGTATCAAAAGATTCCCTTGAATGCTCCTATGGTTTGTATTCCGAATTCGGTGAATTACAATTTTCTAAGGTGCAGAAGTTTACAAATGACCTTAAAGGTTTTAAAAAACTACTGGAATGGTTGAAGAAGAAAAAAGATCCTGCAGAAATTTTTTTTGTGATGGAAGCCACTGGTGTCTATTATGAAAATTTGGCTTATTGGCTTCAAGAGAGGGATTTTTACTTATCGGTAGTACTTCCCAACAAAGTAAACTACTTTGCCAAGAGCCATAACATAAAGACAAAGACCGATAGTGTGGATGCTAAGCTTTTGTGCAGGATGGGCTTGGAAAGGAAATTGGATCATTGGGAAATTCCCTCCCTTCAAATGAGAACTTTAAAGATCCTAACAAGGGATTACCGTAGCCTTAAGGCCAAACTTACTATGACCAAAAATCAACTGCATGCAAAGGACAATTCTCATAAATGTCCCCCCACAGTTGGTAAGAGACTTAAACAACAAATCCAATTACTGGAAAAGCAGATTTCACAGGTGGAATCTGAGATCAAGCTAGTTGTTAGAAAAGATAGCATTCTGGACGAACGGATCAGAAAGATGGAGACCATACCAGGAGTAGGGTTCATGACCATCGCTTGTATTTTGGGCGAGACGAATGCTTTTGCGCTCGTACGCAATTCCAAACAATTGGTAAGCTATTGTGGATTTGACATACAGCATCGGCAGTCAGGTCTTTACGCTGGAAAGACGACCATAAGTAAAAAGGGGAACAGTTTTATAAGATCTGCACTCTATATGCCCGCATTATCTTCCCTACAACATAATCCAAACCTGAAAATATTCTATAATCGCTTGTCAGAGAAGAAATCCATAAAAAAGATTGCAGTGACTGCAGTGGCAAGAAAACTACTAGTGCTTATCTATACGATTTGGAAAAATGGATCAGAGTATAATCCAGATTATTTATTTTCAGATTAG
- a CDS encoding transposase, producing the protein METMEVIGIDVSKLTLDCCIHSCGMQEKFKNDFEGIDQLSAWSIKNSGLAKENVLFVFEHTGLYSYRLTKRLNEKGYRIHVASGLEIKRSMGITRGKDDKADAKRIALYGYRKREEVKPHLEPKKALSKLKRLMSLRKKLVVQHASYIGALKEQEEVLEDEEFIFQTQHEILKILAQKIKAIEKEMDRIIREDAELQEMQKLLISIKGIGKVTSCF; encoded by the coding sequence ATGGAAACAATGGAAGTTATCGGTATTGATGTCAGTAAACTGACATTGGATTGCTGCATCCATAGTTGTGGAATGCAGGAAAAGTTTAAAAATGATTTCGAAGGGATTGACCAATTATCCGCATGGTCAATTAAAAATTCGGGACTTGCCAAAGAAAATGTTCTGTTTGTATTCGAACATACTGGACTTTATTCTTACAGATTGACCAAAAGGTTGAATGAAAAGGGCTATCGTATTCATGTGGCGTCAGGTTTAGAGATCAAACGGTCCATGGGAATCACTAGGGGAAAAGATGATAAAGCAGATGCCAAAAGGATAGCATTATACGGTTATAGGAAACGAGAAGAGGTTAAACCTCACCTGGAACCAAAAAAGGCGTTGTCAAAGCTGAAAAGATTAATGTCCCTTCGTAAAAAGCTAGTAGTTCAGCATGCAAGTTATATAGGAGCTCTTAAAGAGCAGGAGGAAGTCCTCGAAGACGAAGAATTTATCTTTCAAACGCAGCACGAGATCCTGAAAATACTTGCACAAAAAATTAAAGCCATAGAAAAGGAAATGGACAGAATCATACGAGAAGATGCGGAACTTCAGGAAATGCAGAAGCTTTTGATAAGTATAAAGGGTATAGGAAAAGTTACCAGCTGTTTTTAA